One segment of Carya illinoinensis cultivar Pawnee chromosome 13, C.illinoinensisPawnee_v1, whole genome shotgun sequence DNA contains the following:
- the LOC122292149 gene encoding uncharacterized protein LOC122292149, protein MGGYNGGQEDWVFVGYYSYEKGFDFDVVKDTNPVTEKPELKDSKSNPNPVGAPFKEEKIEDNNNSSDPHVFELMKHVSSSPMPRSPHYNLGTEKDIDNSSECPLFSRVATSNWSHSTSNSNEVGVSQMMDFDFDQGLIDLYSELIAQINPDDFLDLEFEFAEELDAEGRRELSEALTWRDDFLELKMYLEREWI, encoded by the exons ATGGGTGGATATAATGGCGGACAGGAGGATTGGGTTTTTGTGGGTTACTATTCATATGAGAAGGG CTTTGATTTTGACGTTGTTAAGGATACCAACCCTGTTACTGAAAAACCAGAGCTAAAAGATTCTAAAAGCAATCCAAACCCAGTTGGTGCTCCCTTCAAGGAGGAGAAAATAGAAGACAACAATAACTCTTCAGATCCTCATGTTTTTGAACTCATGAAACATGTGAGTTCAAGTCCAATGCCTCGATCCCCCCATTACAACTTGGGGACTGAGAAAGACATAGATAACTCATCAGAATGCCCTTTGTTCTCAAGGGTGGCAACAAGCAACTGGTCACATTCCACCTCCAATTCCAATGAAGTAGGAGTGTCTCAAATGATGGATTTTGACTTTGATCAGGGTTTAATAGATTTGTACTCAGAGCTTATTGCACAAATTAACCCTGATGACTTTCTGGATTTGGAATTTGAGTTTGCAGAAGAGCTAGATGCAGAAGGAAGAAGAGAGCTCTCAGAGGCATTAACTTGGAGGGATGACTTTCTCGAACTGAAAATGTATTTGGAGAGGGAATGGATCTGA
- the LOC122292573 gene encoding transcription factor MYB33-like, protein MPCKTTESEEGSLPKDQCESPLINENNEGCAGGGVVLKKGPWTSTEDAMLVDFVKKHGEGNWNAVQKHSGLFRCGKSCRLRWANHLRPNLKKGAFTAEEERLIIELHAKMGNKWARMAAHLPGRTDNEIKNYWNTRIKRRQRAGLPLYPPEVCFQALQESQHDQNTVGVNGGDRGHHDILQTNSYEIPDVIFDSLKANQGVLPYIPELPDIPASSMLLKGLGSPQYCTLQPIMPNQKRLRESNELFPGPSASVGNGFSSFEQFQDDTCDKVAQSFGFSPPLDPDPAIKNSESFGVIQGSHSLSNGNSSASKPTSGAVKLELPSLQYAETDFSNWVASSPRPLLESVDAFIKSPPPAGTFEIDCSSPRNSGLLDALLQESKNLSSSKKHSSDKSSNSSSATPGDIADSSTLNICETEWADYGDPISPFGHSTTSLFSEISPISASGSSMDGQPPAETFTGIIVKSEPVDIAWTSDREEETTPRLSFTQPDALLGGDWLEQSSGCIKDQSIFATFLDDDFDIDYKHMAAGTSTSNQGWGLNSCAWNNMPAVCQMSDLP, encoded by the exons ATGCCTTGCAAAACAACTGAGAGTGAAGAAGGGTCGCTGCCTAAGGATCAGTGCGAGTCTCCAttgattaatgaaaataatgaagGCTGTGCGGGTGGAGGAGTTGTTCTAAAAAAGGGACCATGGACATCTACTGAAGATGCAATGTTGGTGGACTTTGTCAAGAAGCATGGAGAGGGGAACTGGAATGCTGTTCAGAAGCACTCTGGGTTGTTCCGATGTGGCAAAAGCTGTCGATTAAGATGGGCAAATCACCTAAGGCCAAACTTAAAGAAGGGTGCATTTACAGCTGAAGAAGAACGGCTGATCATTGAACTCCATGCCAAGATGGGAAACAAATGGGCTCGGATGGCAGCACAT TTGCCTGGTCGTACAGATAATGAGATAAAGAATTACTGGAATACCCGAATTAAGAGACGCCAACGAGCTGGCTTACCTCTTTATCCTCCTGAAGTGTGTTTTCAAGCATTGCAGGAGAGTCAACATGACCAAAACACTGTTGGAGTTAATGGTGGGGATAGAGGGCATCATGATATTTTGCAGACCAACAGTTATGAGATACCCGATGTCATATTTGACAGTCTGAAGGCCAATCAGGGTGTCTTACCATACATCCCTGAACTTCCTGATATCCCTGCAAGCAGTATGCTGTTAAAAGGCCTTGGTTCTCCTCAATATTGTACTCTGCAACCAATAATGCCTAATCAGAAGCGTCTTCGAGAATCAAATGAGTTATTCCCTGGTCCCAGTGCTAGTGTTGGTAATGGCTTCTCCTCATTTGAGCAGTTTCAAGATGATACTTGTGATAAAGTGGCTCAGTCATTTGGATTTTCTCCTCCTCTTGATCCCGATCCTGCCATTAAGAATTCAGAGTCTTTTGGTGTAATTCAGGGCAGCCATTCCCTCTCAAATGGCAATTCCTCTGCTTCTAAGCCCACCTCTGGGGCTGTGAAGTTGGAGCTCCCTTCACTCCAATATGCAGAAACTGATTTTAGTAACTGGGTTGCATCTTCTCCACGCCCTTTACTTGAGTCAGTTGATGCTTTTATCAAGTCTCCTCCACCAGCTGGTACATTTGAGATAGATTGTTCTTCACCACGTAACAGCGGATTGCTGGATGCTTTACTTCAAGAATCAAAGAATTTGAGTAGTTCAAAGAAGCATTCATCTGACAAGAGTTCAAACTCATCTAGTGCCACTCCTGGTGATATAGCTGACAGTTCTACTCTGAACATTTGTGAGACAGAATGGGCAGATTATGGGGATCCCATTTCCCCGTTTGGTCACTCTACAACTTCACTTTTCAGTGAAATCAGTCCTATCAGTGCTTCTGGAAGTTCGATGGATGGACAACCACCTGCAGAGACCTTTACCG GGATCATTGTGAAATCGGAACCAGTGGACATAGCCTGGACTTCAGATAGAGAAGAAGAAACCACACCTAGGTTGAGTTTTACTCAGCCGGATGCTCTACTTGGGGGAGACTGGCTTGAACAGAGTTCTGGGTGTATTAAAGATCAGAGCATCTTTGCAACATTTCTTGACGATGATTTTGACATTGACTACAAACACATGGCGGCAGGAACTTCCACATCAAATCAAGGATGGGGACTTAATTCTTGTGCATGGAATAACATGCCTGCTGTCTGTCAAATGTCTGATCTTCCTTGA